Part of the Rothia mucilaginosa genome, CTCAACCTGACGCTCCAGGGCGTCACGATCGGAGTAGAGTGCGCGCAGTTCGACAACAAGCTCGTCCAAGAAGTCGTCGACCTCGTTGCGGTCGTAACCGGACTCTTCGGTTACGATCTTGAAGCTCTTAGTGATCAGGTCTTCGGGGGTGATTGCCATGGGCTTCTCCTCTGGGTATCCCTACGGTGTTTGGTGGTGAAGATGAGTGCTGCGGATTCACCAGCCAGATAGGTCGTGGCCCCAATATTTCAGGGTCCCGATGGTTCAGGGCATGGCTATTCCGCTATGCAGTCGTTGGCACCAATTCTACTATTCTTTGGTTTCTGTGCCCGGTTATACGTCGGTTGAACCGTAAAATATTCGCTCTGCGCAAGGGTGGGATTCACCACGTCTAATATCCTCCCTAGTCCCCGCTATCGCCCTTACGTTTTTTGCCCTGCGGTGCATTTTGAGAAGGTTTTCGAGAAGGCATTGTGACGCTCCCCTGGCAGAACCCAAGCACAGAGCCCAGGCAGAGCCTAAGCGCAGAACCCAGATTGATCCTAAGCGCAGAACCCAGGCACAGAACACAGGTATAGAACCTAAGCACAGAAAACCCCTGCTCTGCACTCAACCCGTGAACGGGTCAGGCAGGCGGGGGTCTATCGTTTGTGCTCGTCAGCTATCGTCTCTTAGCGGGCAGGCGCTTACGAGAAGGCCGCGGTCATCCGCATCATGATGCTCAGCAGCAAAGACAACAGAACAATCAGAATCAGGAAGCCGGTGTCCAACGCAACGTTACCCACACGAACCGGCGGGATCAGGCGGCGCAACTGGTTCATCGGCCAGTCAGTCACCGAGTACACGCCGCTGGCGAAGAGCAACACAATGCCCTTGGGTCGCCACTCCGGTGCGAACATGCGCACCCAGTCAAAGAGCATGCGCAGCAGCATCGCAATGTAGAGAACGTAGATAACGATCGTTATGAGGGCGAAAATATAACCCATCTATCAGTCCTTAGCCCTGGTCGAAGGGGAATTCGCCGTCGGTCTCAAAGCCGGCGGGAACCTCAGAGTTAGCCACACCCAGAACCTCCAGGTTGGAGGGGGTCAGCAGGAACACCTTAGCGGTGACACGCTCAATGCGGCCCTCCAGTGCGAATGCCAGACCGGATGCGAAGTCCACCAGGCGCTTTGCGTCTGCGTCAGGCATTTCTTCCACGTTCATAATCACGGGGATGTTCTCGCGGAATGCCTCACCAATGATCTTTGCGTCATTGTAGGAGCGGGGGTGGATAGTGGTGATGCGACGCAATTCGTCCTCTTCTTCCTCGTAACCGTAGGTGTATCCGTTGGTTTCTTCGGGCTCGTAGCCCTGGTCGTAGTAGCCGTCGTTGGAGTACGTCTCGGCGTACTGCTCGGTGTATTCGGTATTCGGCACCGGGGTGTCCTCCCAATTGTCTGCGCTGGCATCGTCCCAAATCTGCTCGGTGTCCGCCAGATCAGCTGTGGTTTCAGGTGTATGAGCGGTGGCGTACGCCGCTGCATCTACGGTTGCTCGTCCGTCGGCAGATTCTTCTGCGTCCAGATACTCGGTTTCTGTACCGTCATCGTAGCTATCAGCCTGCTGGTACTCTTCCTGTTCAGTATAGGCGGGTTCGTCCTGCAGGTGGTAGGTTTCGCTCTGCGACTCGGCAACGCTGTACTGTTCCGAGCCGGGCAGTGCTGAGAGCCTGTTGGCGCTGTCGGTCTTCTGCGCTGTAGCAGCCTGCCCTGCGGAGGCGTTTGCCTCCCGGCGGGAGTCAGCCTGCACAGCCTGCGGGGATTCTTCCGGCGTCGTCTCAGCGCCCTGGTATCGTTCCAGGCCGAGGAAACCCGCCAGACGGCTTTGCTTCGCCATGATTCTCTCGCTGTTCTTTGCTTGTGGTGTACAGGGTCTGCCGTGGTGCTTCGTCAGAAGGTGTGTGCGTGACGGTACGCCATGCACCGGCATGTATATATTACCAGCGCCCACCCCGCGCAGGCGGTCAAGGGCACCGATGATTATGCCGCCAGTTTGCGCGCCCAAAGCAACCCAGAGCCCGAAAGCAACCCAGAGCTCAGGGGGGCAACGCACGGCACGTAGCTTAGGCGAGGCTAGAGCACCGGGCGCTTACCCATGATGTCGCTACCCACGCGCACGCAGGTCGATCCCCAACGCACCGCCGCCTCCAAGTCACCGCTCATGCCGGCGGAAATCTCGGTCGCATGCGGCACCTGCTCACGCACCAGCGACGCCAGTCCGTAGAGCTTCTCAAACGCCTCATCCGGGTTCATGCCCAGCGGCGCCACCGCCATCACGCCACCACAGCGCAGGTGCTCGTGGTTTTCGATGCGCTCCACCAGCTCCAGCAGCTCGGAGGCGCTCGTACCGCCACGCGCACCCTCAGCAGCGTGCCCAGCCGTCGCAACCTCCGCCAGGGACACCTGCACCAGGCAGGTCAGCGCGCCCTGCTGCGCCGCCGCGGGTGCGGGCGCCTCCCCCGCCTCGAAGCGTGCCAGCTGGTTCGCGTACGCCTTCGCCAGCGCGTCCGCCAGGGAGGGGCGATCCACCGAATGCACGCTGGAGGCGTACTTGACCACAGACTTCGCCTTATTCGTCTGCAGCTGGCCGATAAACGCCCAGTGCGGGGGCTGCACCTCACGCTGTGCGCAGTAGGCGGCAAGCTCACGAGCCTTCGCGCTCGCCTCCTGGTCGCGGTTCTCGCCGAAGAGGGTCACTCCCCCGTCCAGTAGCGCCGCCGCGTCGGAGGCGGGGAAGAACTTCGTGACCGTCACCAGCTGCACCGGGGCGCTCGCCTCGGTACGCACGGCGCTACGATCCTGCTCCGCGGCGCGGATACGTTCAAGCACACGACGGTAGTTCTGCAGCAGTTGCTCGGCGCGTTCGGGAGCGTAGTGCAGGTTCTGTTCTTCTACATTCATTTCAGACATCTTTTCTCTCCTTCAGCGCCTCTACGCGGCAGGATCTTCCAGCTTCTCAACCCACACCAGACCCGCGATACGGCCCGGCTTCTCACCGCGGTTCGTGAACCCGCGATGCGAATACACCGTCGGCTCCTCAAACGTGCACTGCGCACAGTCCATGTTCACCTGCACGCCTGCCTCCTCCAGCACGGCGCGGGCACCGGCGGGCAGATCCAGGCCGGGGGTCTGCTGGCTGGTCACCGAATGTACCTGCGGAATCAGCTCGGTGGACTCGGTGCGCATCGCCTCGGGCACCTCGTAGCAGCTACCGCAGATGCTCGGGCCCAGCCACGCGGTGATTTTCTCCGCGCCGAGCTGACGCATCCGCTGCACGGTCTGCTGGAGCACGCCGTCGAGCAGGCCGCGGCGGCCAGCGTGAGCCACCGCCAGGATTGGTTGCCAGTTCGCGACCCGCTCACCCACCAGCACCACGGGAATGCAGTCCGCCACCATAATCGCCAGGGGCACACCCTCAGTACTGATAGCGGCATCGGCGACCGGCGAGTTCTCCAGCACCGCGCGGGCACGCTCAACCGTACGCTCCTGCGGAGCACCGGGCGCGTAGGATTCCACCGCGTAATCTTCCGGGTAGGCAATCTGCACACCGTGCACCTGGTTCAGGTAGAAGAACGGGTCGGTACCCAGCGCCTCCTCCAGGGCGGCACGGTGGTTGAGAGTACGCACCAGGGAGGCGTCCATACCGCCGCCGAGCTCATCGTCCACGTGCAGGCCCAGGTTGCCCGCCGCGCGGGAGGTGAAGCCCACCCGCACACGCCAGTGGCCCAGAGTGAGGGTATCGGCAGCGGCAAGTAGCGAAGTTGTGGGATTATCGCTCATCTTCTATTCCTTCATCAGATGTCAGCGGGGTAGAACGGCGGGTATAGCAAAGGGGAGCCGAGAACAGCACAATGTGCGTGTTTCTCAGCTCCCCTATAGCTTCATAAGACTCTCAGCCGTGCAACGCTTAGGCGTTCACAGCCGGGCAGACTACTTCAGGAAGTCAGGGACATCCAGGGTGTCGCGGCGAGCCGGAGCTTCCTCCACAACCGGGGGAAGGTCAACGTCGAAGCCAGCAGCACCGGTGGAAGCCGGAGCAGCAGCGGGTGCGTTGTAGCCGTAGCCGTTAGCAGCCGGAGCAGCGGTGGAACCGCCGAAGGATGCCTGGGTGCGCTGAGCCTGGGTAGCCGCAGCGGTGGAAGCGTTGGAGTTGGTCTCCGGGTTCACTGCGTCGAAGCCAGCAGCAATCACGGTCACGCGAGCCTCATCGCCCAGTGCGTCGTCAATAACCGCACCGAAGATGATGTTTGCGTCGGGGTGAGCAACTTCCTGAACCAGGCGTGCAGCCTCGTTGATCTCGAACAGACCCAGGTCAGAGCCACCCTGAATGGACAGCAGAACGCCGTGTGCACCGTCGATGGATGCTTCCAGCAGCGGCGATGCAATAGCCAGCTCAGCTGCCTTCACGGCACGGTCCTCACCGGATGCCGAGCCGATACCCATCAGAGCCGAACCTGCACCCTGCATGACGGACTTAACGTCAGCGAAGTCAAGGTTGATCAGGCCGGGGGTGGTGATCAGGTCGGTAATGCCCTGCACACCGGAGAGCAGAACCTGGTCAGCGGACTTGAATGCGTCCAGCATGGAGACGTTGCGATCCGAAATCGACAGCAGTCGGTCGTTCGGAATAACGATCAGGGTATCAACCTCATCGCGCAGAGCGGCGATACCGGTCTCAGCCTGGTTGGAGCGGCGGCGGCCTTCGAAGGTGAAGGGGCGGGTCACCACACCAATGGTCAGAGCGCCGAGGGAGCGGGCAATACGTGCCACGACGGGTGCGCCACCGGTACCGGTGCCACCGCCCTCACCTGCGGTCACAAAAACCATGTCTGCGCCCTTGAGGACTTCCTCAATTTCCTGCGCGTGATCCTCGGCTGCCTGACGGCCAACCTCGGGGTTTGCGCCCGCGCCAAGACCGCGGGTCAGCTCACGACCAACGTCCAGCTTAACGTCTGCATCGGACATCAGCAGAGCCTGAGCGTCAGTGTTGATAGCAATGAACTCAACGCCGCGCAGACCAACCTCAATCATGCGGTTGACTGCGTTGACGCCACCGCCGCCGATACCAACGACCTTGATGACTGCCAAGTAGTTCTGGGGAGTTCCAGCGTCCATGTATTCCTCGATTGTTCCGTGTTCCAGCTTCGGAAGACCCGCAGCTTAATCTAAGCCTGAAGGTTTCCTCTAAAGAATGACTTTATCTGCTAGGATACCAAACTGTTTTTGTCGGTTCCTAGTCACACAGCGCAATTACCCCCTCTTTTTGCGGATTTCACACAAAAAGGGAGGATAAAGCGCCTGAATGGTTCCCCTATCGGGTCACCGGTACGCGCGGGGCAGACACGTCATAGACGGTCACCTTCTGCGTCTGTGCCTCGGAAGATTTCTCCTCCTGAGCACGTTTGGCAATAGCCTGGCGCAGGGAGAGCAGGACCTTAGCCTTCAACTCGCTCTCTTCAGCGGTTCCCCACTGCACCGTAGTATTATCCCTCAAGGTTAGAGTGATACTTGAGGTTGACGTAGCGCCGGCTTCCTTAACCTGAGCTAGAAGCTCAGAGGGCATCGCCGAAAGCGCGGTAGAAATAGTGTGGAACTCAGCCGAAGTCTGCGGGTCATCACCGCTGAAACGAACCAGCGGCACCGACGTATCGGGCTGAGTAGCCGACTCCAGCAGGCTCACACCATCACTATCAACAGTATGGTACGTATCGCCCTGCTTCACAACCGCAACCGCAGTACGCTCCTTCAGGGTCACCACCAGCTCATGCGGCGGACGGCTCTCCACCTGCACGCTACGAATCACATTATCCTGCCCGATCAGCTCACGCACCTTCTTCTCATCAATGCGAGTGAGCGGAACACCGCGCAGAGGCTCCAGCTTCTGCTCCACCTGACTGGTTTCCAGCAGGGATGCGCCGCGCACCGTAATCTTCTGAGTCGCCAGCAGGGGCGAGAAGAAGACCAGCACCACGTACAGCACCGCAATAATAGCCAGCGCCGAGGCAGTGTACAGCAGCTTACGGGCACGAGTCAGAGGCGCACGCTCCTTACGGGGACGCTCCTCAGCACGCAGACCGTCCAGGCCCGGATCCTGACGCAGACGCTCACGCTGAGCCTGACGGCTCGCCCGCTCGCGTTCCTTCTCAATCTCCGCGGCACGCTGCTGCTCACGCTCAGCACGCCAACGACCGAAACGGCTCGCGGGGCGAGGCTCTTCAGCAGCCTTCTCCCCTGCCTTATCGGTGCTCTTATCGGCGCTTTCTTCAGCCTTCGGAGCGGCAGACTCTTCGCGAGAGCCAGCAGACGCCTTGCCAGCGGTGGGCACCGACTTCTTGTCAGAACCCTTATCGCTATCCTTACCTACGCTCTTCTCCGACTGCGAGGACGCGGCCTGAGCAGATGCAGTCTTAGAAGATGCACTCTTAGACGAAGAATCCTCAAACGCCTCAACATCAAACAGCTCGGGAGCGTGCTCAACCTCAGACACGGTACGACCGGTCATCAGCGCCGAACGCACCGAATCCTTCAACGACTGCGCCGAAGAATGAACCACCGCAGCGCTCTTCGAAGCTGAAGAATCAGTACCGTGCTGAGCGGAAGCCTTATGCACCACAGGCTTACGGGGCATGTGCCGCACAGAGCTCGAAGGCTGAGTAGCGGCAGAGCCGGCAGATACCCCAGAAGAGGCAGGCTGAGCGGATGCTGCAGGTTTTACAGATTCGGCAGCCTCTACGGTCTTTGCCGCCTGAGGCTGAGCTACCTGAGCCTGCACGGACTTAGCCTGTACCGCCTCAGCCGGTGCCACCTCAGTCTGCACATTCTCAGGTGCCTGCTGGGCACGCAGACGAGCACGCGAACGCGGGGCCTTCGGCGCGCGCGAGGAGGAATGCCCCTCCGAAGAGAGACCAGAACTCATCGGCACAGCCTAAGCCTCCGACTTCTTCGACTCGCCACCGTGACGGACCTGCAGGGACTCCAGCAGACGCGCACCCAAAGCGGTCACGTCACCGGCGCCAACGGTCATCACGATATCGCCGGTCTGAGCGCAGGCCACAATATCCTCAATCGCGCTCTCAGCCGTAGCGTAACGAACCTCAGAGAAACCAGCACCGGTAATCAGCTCACTGGTCACGCCCTCAATCGGCAACTCACGAGCCGGGTAAATATCCAGCACATGAGCGCGGTCAGCCATCGATAGAGCCTGCGCGAACTCCTTCGCGAACTCGCGAGTACGCGAGAACAGGTGAGGCTGGAAAATCACGTACAGGTTGTGGCCGTCAGCCACGGTACGACCGGTCTCCAGGGCGCGGAACACCTCGGTCGGGTGATGCGCGTAATCGTCAAAGACCTTCACGCCGGCAACCTCACCGCGCAGGGTGAAGCGGCGGTCAGCACCCACGAAATCAGCCAGCGCGCGAGCAATATCAGCAGCCTCGTAACCAGAAATCAGAGCCGACGCAAAAGCAGCCGAAGCATTCAGCTGGTTGTGGATACCGGGCACCTTCAGAGCAAGATCCTGCTCACCCTCATAACGCACGCCGCGGCATTCAAAAGACCAGGACAGGTGCGACGATGAGGAAGAACCAGCGCTGGTAATCTCGCTAATGCGCAGGTCAGCATCCTCAGACTCACCGTAGGTCACCACGGGCACACCCGCCGCACGAGAACGAGCCGCCAAAGTCGCCGCGCCCTCATCATCAGCGCAGGTCACCACAACACCGTTAGGTGCCAGCGAGCCCACAAAACGGTTGAACGCCTCAAAGACACGCTCGTCCGTCTCGTAGAAGTCCAGGTGGTCCGGCTCAACATTCGTCACCACAGCAATAGCCGGGCGGTAACGCACAAACGAGCCGTCCGATTCATCAGCCTCAGCCACAAAAATCGACTCCGGACCCTGAGCGCCCAAGTGAGCGTTCGTGCCGCGACCAGCGATCACAGTACCCACCGCAAAGGAAGGCTCCGCACCCAGCTGATCAAACATCACAGAAATCATGGAGCTGGTCGTGCTCTTACCGTGAGTACCGGCAACAGCAACCACCTGAGACTCACCCATCACAGCGGCAAGCGCCTCAGAACGATGCAGTACACGCAGACCCTGCGCGCGAGCGGCAGCAAGCTCCGGGTTATCCTCACGAATCGCGGTAGAAATCACCACGGTATCAACGTCCACAATGTTCTCAGCCTGCTGAGGAACACCCACACGAGCACCCGCAGCACGCAAAGACTCAACAGCAGCCGACTCGGCACGGTCAGAACCGCTCACCGTCACACCAGCCTGCAGCATCAGAGCGGCAATAGCGCTCATACCCGCGCCACCAATACCGATGAAGTGCACACGGCCCAACTCGCTCATCTTCGCACGCTCAGGGAACGGCGGGTTCAGCGGTGCCGGCAACACCATCTCAAGATTCATCAATTCAGTCATTACTTCTCAGCTGCCTTCAATACTGCTTCAGCCATAACGCGCGCCGCGTCACGGATACCAAGTTCATACGCCGCAGCGCCCATACGCTCCAGCTCCTCCGGGTTCGCCATAAGAGCCGGAATCTCACGGGCAAACCACTCACCGGTGACCTCTGCATCCTTCACCAGCAGAGCCGCAGACGCCTCCACCAGAGAACGAGCATTCA contains:
- a CDS encoding YggT family protein, with product MGYIFALITIVIYVLYIAMLLRMLFDWVRMFAPEWRPKGIVLLFASGVYSVTDWPMNQLRRLIPPVRVGNVALDTGFLILIVLLSLLLSIMMRMTAAFS
- a CDS encoding cell division protein SepF: MAKQSRLAGFLGLERYQGAETTPEESPQAVQADSRREANASAGQAATAQKTDSANRLSALPGSEQYSVAESQSETYHLQDEPAYTEQEEYQQADSYDDGTETEYLDAEESADGRATVDAAAYATAHTPETTADLADTEQIWDDASADNWEDTPVPNTEYTEQYAETYSNDGYYDQGYEPEETNGYTYGYEEEEDELRRITTIHPRSYNDAKIIGEAFRENIPVIMNVEEMPDADAKRLVDFASGLAFALEGRIERVTAKVFLLTPSNLEVLGVANSEVPAGFETDGEFPFDQG
- a CDS encoding YggS family pyridoxal phosphate-dependent enzyme → MSEMNVEEQNLHYAPERAEQLLQNYRRVLERIRAAEQDRSAVRTEASAPVQLVTVTKFFPASDAAALLDGGVTLFGENRDQEASAKARELAAYCAQREVQPPHWAFIGQLQTNKAKSVVKYASSVHSVDRPSLADALAKAYANQLARFEAGEAPAPAAAQQGALTCLVQVSLAEVATAGHAAEGARGGTSASELLELVERIENHEHLRCGGVMAVAPLGMNPDEAFEKLYGLASLVREQVPHATEISAGMSGDLEAAVRWGSTCVRVGSDIMGKRPVL
- a CDS encoding polyphenol oxidase family protein produces the protein MSDNPTTSLLAAADTLTLGHWRVRVGFTSRAAGNLGLHVDDELGGGMDASLVRTLNHRAALEEALGTDPFFYLNQVHGVQIAYPEDYAVESYAPGAPQERTVERARAVLENSPVADAAISTEGVPLAIMVADCIPVVLVGERVANWQPILAVAHAGRRGLLDGVLQQTVQRMRQLGAEKITAWLGPSICGSCYEVPEAMRTESTELIPQVHSVTSQQTPGLDLPAGARAVLEEAGVQVNMDCAQCTFEEPTVYSHRGFTNRGEKPGRIAGLVWVEKLEDPAA
- the ftsZ gene encoding cell division protein FtsZ; this translates as MDAGTPQNYLAVIKVVGIGGGGVNAVNRMIEVGLRGVEFIAINTDAQALLMSDADVKLDVGRELTRGLGAGANPEVGRQAAEDHAQEIEEVLKGADMVFVTAGEGGGTGTGGAPVVARIARSLGALTIGVVTRPFTFEGRRRSNQAETGIAALRDEVDTLIVIPNDRLLSISDRNVSMLDAFKSADQVLLSGVQGITDLITTPGLINLDFADVKSVMQGAGSALMGIGSASGEDRAVKAAELAIASPLLEASIDGAHGVLLSIQGGSDLGLFEINEAARLVQEVAHPDANIIFGAVIDDALGDEARVTVIAAGFDAVNPETNSNASTAAATQAQRTQASFGGSTAAPAANGYGYNAPAAAPASTGAAGFDVDLPPVVEEAPARRDTLDVPDFLK
- a CDS encoding cell division protein FtsQ/DivIB translates to MSSGLSSEGHSSSRAPKAPRSRARLRAQQAPENVQTEVAPAEAVQAKSVQAQVAQPQAAKTVEAAESVKPAASAQPASSGVSAGSAATQPSSSVRHMPRKPVVHKASAQHGTDSSASKSAAVVHSSAQSLKDSVRSALMTGRTVSEVEHAPELFDVEAFEDSSSKSASSKTASAQAASSQSEKSVGKDSDKGSDKKSVPTAGKASAGSREESAAPKAEESADKSTDKAGEKAAEEPRPASRFGRWRAEREQQRAAEIEKERERASRQAQRERLRQDPGLDGLRAEERPRKERAPLTRARKLLYTASALAIIAVLYVVLVFFSPLLATQKITVRGASLLETSQVEQKLEPLRGVPLTRIDEKKVRELIGQDNVIRSVQVESRPPHELVVTLKERTAVAVVKQGDTYHTVDSDGVSLLESATQPDTSVPLVRFSGDDPQTSAEFHTISTALSAMPSELLAQVKEAGATSTSSITLTLRDNTTVQWGTAEESELKAKVLLSLRQAIAKRAQEEKSSEAQTQKVTVYDVSAPRVPVTR
- the murC gene encoding UDP-N-acetylmuramate--L-alanine ligase; translated protein: MTELMNLEMVLPAPLNPPFPERAKMSELGRVHFIGIGGAGMSAIAALMLQAGVTVSGSDRAESAAVESLRAAGARVGVPQQAENIVDVDTVVISTAIREDNPELAAARAQGLRVLHRSEALAAVMGESQVVAVAGTHGKSTTSSMISVMFDQLGAEPSFAVGTVIAGRGTNAHLGAQGPESIFVAEADESDGSFVRYRPAIAVVTNVEPDHLDFYETDERVFEAFNRFVGSLAPNGVVVTCADDEGAATLAARSRAAGVPVVTYGESEDADLRISEITSAGSSSSSHLSWSFECRGVRYEGEQDLALKVPGIHNQLNASAAFASALISGYEAADIARALADFVGADRRFTLRGEVAGVKVFDDYAHHPTEVFRALETGRTVADGHNLYVIFQPHLFSRTREFAKEFAQALSMADRAHVLDIYPARELPIEGVTSELITGAGFSEVRYATAESAIEDIVACAQTGDIVMTVGAGDVTALGARLLESLQVRHGGESKKSEA